A single region of the Lepus europaeus isolate LE1 chromosome 1, mLepTim1.pri, whole genome shotgun sequence genome encodes:
- the CASP2 gene encoding caspase-2 isoform X3 has product MAAPSAGSRAGLPQKGLLAADRARRIMAVCGMHPDHQETLKRNRVVLAKQLLLSELLEHLLEKDIITLEMRELIQAKVGSFSQNVELLNLLPKRGPQAFDAFCVALRETKQGHLEDLLLTTLSGLQHVLPPLSCDYDLSLPFPVCESCSPHKQPRLSTDTEEHSPDNGDGPPCLQVKPCTPEFYQTHYQLAYRLQSRPRGLALVLSNVRFTGEKDLEFRSGGDVDHSTLIALFKLLGYNVHVLHDQTAQEMREKLQNFAQLPAHRVMDSCIVALLSHGVEGGIYGVDGKLLELQEVFRLFDNANCPSLQNKPKMFFIQACRGGAIGSLGHLLLFTAATASLAL; this is encoded by the exons ATGGCGGCGCCGAGCGCGGGGTCCCGGGCCGGCCTGCCGCAGAAGGGGCTGCTGGCCGCTGACAGGGCGCGCAG GATAATGGCAGTGTGTGGCATGCATCCAGACCATCAGGAAACTCTGAAAAGGAATCGAGTGGTGCTGGCCAAACAGCTGTTGCTGAGTGAACTGTTGGAACATCTCCTGGAGAAGGATATCATCACGCTGGAAATGAGGGAGCTCATCCAG GCAAAAGTGGGGAGTTTCAGCCAGAATGTGGAGCTGCTCAACCTGCTGCCCAAGAGGGGTCCCCAGGCTTTTGATGCCTTCTGTGTGGCACTGAGAGAGACCAAGCAGGGTCACCTAGAGGATCTGTTGCTCACAACCCTCTCTGGCCTTCAGCATGTGCTCCCACCG TTGAGCTGTGACTACGACTTGAGTCTCCCTTTCCCAGTGTGTGAGTCCTGCTCCCCTCACAAGCAACCCCGCCTGTCAACAG ATACTGAGGAACACTCCCCAGACAATGGAGATGGTCCTCCCTGTCTTCAGGTGAAGCCTTGCACTCCTGAGTTTTATCAGACACACTACCAGCTG gcgtATAGGTTGCAGTCTCGGCCTCGTGGCCTGGCATTGGTGCTGAGCAATGTGCGCTTCACTGGAGAGAAAGATCTGGAATTTCGCTCTGGAGGGGACGTGGACCACAGTACTCTAATCGCCCTCTTCAAGCTTTTGGGCTACAACGTGCATGTTCTGCATGACCAGACTGCGCAG GAAATGCGAGAGAAACTGCAGAATTTCGCACAGTTACCTGCACACCGCGTCATGGACTCTTGCATAGTGGCACTCCTCTCGCACGGTGTAGAGGGTGGAATCTATGGTGTAGACGGCAAACTGCTCGAG CTACAAGAGGTTTTTCGGCTCTTTGACAATGCCAACTGCCCAAGTCTGCAGAACAAGCCCAAAATGTTCTTCATCCAGGCCTGCCGTGGAG GTGCTATTGGATCCCTTGGGCACCTCCTTCTGTTCACTGCTGCCACCGCCTCTCTTGCTCT ATGA
- the CASP2 gene encoding caspase-2 isoform X1: MAAPSAGSRAGLPQKGLLAADRARRIMAVCGMHPDHQETLKRNRVVLAKQLLLSELLEHLLEKDIITLEMRELIQAKVGSFSQNVELLNLLPKRGPQAFDAFCVALRETKQGHLEDLLLTTLSGLQHVLPPLSCDYDLSLPFPVCESCSPHKQPRLSTDTEEHSPDNGDGPPCLQVKPCTPEFYQTHYQLAYRLQSRPRGLALVLSNVRFTGEKDLEFRSGGDVDHSTLIALFKLLGYNVHVLHDQTAQEMREKLQNFAQLPAHRVMDSCIVALLSHGVEGGIYGVDGKLLELQEVFRLFDNANCPSLQNKPKMFFIQACRGDETDRGVDQQDGKKQAGSPGCEESDAGKEPLKMRLPTRSDMICGYACLKGTAAMRNTKRGSWYIEALTQVFAERACDMHVADMLVKVNALIKEREGYAPGTEFHRCKEMSEYCSTLCRHLYLFPGHPPT; this comes from the exons ATGGCGGCGCCGAGCGCGGGGTCCCGGGCCGGCCTGCCGCAGAAGGGGCTGCTGGCCGCTGACAGGGCGCGCAG GATAATGGCAGTGTGTGGCATGCATCCAGACCATCAGGAAACTCTGAAAAGGAATCGAGTGGTGCTGGCCAAACAGCTGTTGCTGAGTGAACTGTTGGAACATCTCCTGGAGAAGGATATCATCACGCTGGAAATGAGGGAGCTCATCCAG GCAAAAGTGGGGAGTTTCAGCCAGAATGTGGAGCTGCTCAACCTGCTGCCCAAGAGGGGTCCCCAGGCTTTTGATGCCTTCTGTGTGGCACTGAGAGAGACCAAGCAGGGTCACCTAGAGGATCTGTTGCTCACAACCCTCTCTGGCCTTCAGCATGTGCTCCCACCG TTGAGCTGTGACTACGACTTGAGTCTCCCTTTCCCAGTGTGTGAGTCCTGCTCCCCTCACAAGCAACCCCGCCTGTCAACAG ATACTGAGGAACACTCCCCAGACAATGGAGATGGTCCTCCCTGTCTTCAGGTGAAGCCTTGCACTCCTGAGTTTTATCAGACACACTACCAGCTG gcgtATAGGTTGCAGTCTCGGCCTCGTGGCCTGGCATTGGTGCTGAGCAATGTGCGCTTCACTGGAGAGAAAGATCTGGAATTTCGCTCTGGAGGGGACGTGGACCACAGTACTCTAATCGCCCTCTTCAAGCTTTTGGGCTACAACGTGCATGTTCTGCATGACCAGACTGCGCAG GAAATGCGAGAGAAACTGCAGAATTTCGCACAGTTACCTGCACACCGCGTCATGGACTCTTGCATAGTGGCACTCCTCTCGCACGGTGTAGAGGGTGGAATCTATGGTGTAGACGGCAAACTGCTCGAG CTACAAGAGGTTTTTCGGCTCTTTGACAATGCCAACTGCCCAAGTCTGCAGAACAAGCCCAAAATGTTCTTCATCCAGGCCTGCCGTGGAG ATGAAACTGACCGTGGGGTCGATCAGCAAGATGGAAAGAAGCAGGCAGGATCCCCTGGGTGCGAGGAGAGCGATGCTGGAAAAGAGCCGCTGAAGATGAGGCTGCCCACTCGCTCGGACATGATCTGTGGCTATGCCTGCCTCAAAG GGACTGCCGCCATGCGGAACACCAAGCGAGGTTCCTGGTACATTGAGGCACTCACTCAGGTGTTCGCCGAGAGGGCTTGTGACATGCATGTGGCCGACATGCTGGTTAAG GTGAATGCCCTTATCAAGGAGCGTGAAGGCTACGCCCCCGGCACAGAGTTCCACCGATGCAAGGAGATGTCTGAGTACTGTAGCACTCTGTGCCGTCACCTCTACCTGTTCCCAGGACACCCTCCCACGTGA
- the CASP2 gene encoding caspase-2 isoform X2 has product MAVCGMHPDHQETLKRNRVVLAKQLLLSELLEHLLEKDIITLEMRELIQAKVGSFSQNVELLNLLPKRGPQAFDAFCVALRETKQGHLEDLLLTTLSGLQHVLPPLSCDYDLSLPFPVCESCSPHKQPRLSTDTEEHSPDNGDGPPCLQVKPCTPEFYQTHYQLAYRLQSRPRGLALVLSNVRFTGEKDLEFRSGGDVDHSTLIALFKLLGYNVHVLHDQTAQEMREKLQNFAQLPAHRVMDSCIVALLSHGVEGGIYGVDGKLLELQEVFRLFDNANCPSLQNKPKMFFIQACRGDETDRGVDQQDGKKQAGSPGCEESDAGKEPLKMRLPTRSDMICGYACLKGTAAMRNTKRGSWYIEALTQVFAERACDMHVADMLVKVNALIKEREGYAPGTEFHRCKEMSEYCSTLCRHLYLFPGHPPT; this is encoded by the exons ATGGCAGTGTGTGGCATGCATCCAGACCATCAGGAAACTCTGAAAAGGAATCGAGTGGTGCTGGCCAAACAGCTGTTGCTGAGTGAACTGTTGGAACATCTCCTGGAGAAGGATATCATCACGCTGGAAATGAGGGAGCTCATCCAG GCAAAAGTGGGGAGTTTCAGCCAGAATGTGGAGCTGCTCAACCTGCTGCCCAAGAGGGGTCCCCAGGCTTTTGATGCCTTCTGTGTGGCACTGAGAGAGACCAAGCAGGGTCACCTAGAGGATCTGTTGCTCACAACCCTCTCTGGCCTTCAGCATGTGCTCCCACCG TTGAGCTGTGACTACGACTTGAGTCTCCCTTTCCCAGTGTGTGAGTCCTGCTCCCCTCACAAGCAACCCCGCCTGTCAACAG ATACTGAGGAACACTCCCCAGACAATGGAGATGGTCCTCCCTGTCTTCAGGTGAAGCCTTGCACTCCTGAGTTTTATCAGACACACTACCAGCTG gcgtATAGGTTGCAGTCTCGGCCTCGTGGCCTGGCATTGGTGCTGAGCAATGTGCGCTTCACTGGAGAGAAAGATCTGGAATTTCGCTCTGGAGGGGACGTGGACCACAGTACTCTAATCGCCCTCTTCAAGCTTTTGGGCTACAACGTGCATGTTCTGCATGACCAGACTGCGCAG GAAATGCGAGAGAAACTGCAGAATTTCGCACAGTTACCTGCACACCGCGTCATGGACTCTTGCATAGTGGCACTCCTCTCGCACGGTGTAGAGGGTGGAATCTATGGTGTAGACGGCAAACTGCTCGAG CTACAAGAGGTTTTTCGGCTCTTTGACAATGCCAACTGCCCAAGTCTGCAGAACAAGCCCAAAATGTTCTTCATCCAGGCCTGCCGTGGAG ATGAAACTGACCGTGGGGTCGATCAGCAAGATGGAAAGAAGCAGGCAGGATCCCCTGGGTGCGAGGAGAGCGATGCTGGAAAAGAGCCGCTGAAGATGAGGCTGCCCACTCGCTCGGACATGATCTGTGGCTATGCCTGCCTCAAAG GGACTGCCGCCATGCGGAACACCAAGCGAGGTTCCTGGTACATTGAGGCACTCACTCAGGTGTTCGCCGAGAGGGCTTGTGACATGCATGTGGCCGACATGCTGGTTAAG GTGAATGCCCTTATCAAGGAGCGTGAAGGCTACGCCCCCGGCACAGAGTTCCACCGATGCAAGGAGATGTCTGAGTACTGTAGCACTCTGTGCCGTCACCTCTACCTGTTCCCAGGACACCCTCCCACGTGA